A genomic region of Fusarium oxysporum Fo47 chromosome VI, complete sequence contains the following coding sequences:
- a CDS encoding major facilitator superfamily domain-containing protein, whose translation MAQTESSLSNDTSSTRQDVDIETSEKGPHVEAYSESRILSPVSETEYPEGGREAWLVVVGGWFGLFCTFGLVTCVGVFLEYYQTDPLVDYSPSAISWITSLQVFFQVGGSAVWGRVYDSYGPRWLLLIGAPVYVLGIMMLSLSTQYYQILLSQALLSSMGSGAVFTASLTSTTSWFRKKRGTVFGIVNSGSSAGGIVLPIMLSRLFKTIGFGWTLRVVGFMFLAFMAISCMLIKSRTPPKPRPFALSDYQRCFKEPVMLLTMLGGFLFFWGMFLPLNYIIIQAKASGVSSDLVPYLLPLINGISLIGRLTAGALADLIGQFNCMLIITAFTGILTLVLWIPGSQSTGAIMAYAVAFGYGSGGYVSIFPGCVGQISPIEEIGTRIGLASLVNAFGALTGSPLGGALISDKNGGGNSFMGLQLFCGCTMIASVFAYGTARYLQAGFKWARV comes from the exons ATGGCCCAAACTGAGAGCTCACTCTCGAATGACACAAGCTCTACCAGACAAGATGTCGACATCGAGACATCGGAAAAGGGTCCCCACGTTGAGGCATACTCAGAATCACGAATACTATCTCCCGTCAGCGAGACTGAATATCCCGAAGGAGGCAGAGAAGCATGGCTCGTCGTTGTCGGAGGCTGGTTCGGCCTCTTCTGTACCTTCGGCCTAGTAACCTGCGTCGGCGTATTTCTCGAATACTACCAGACCGATCCTTTGGTAGATTACAGCCCCAGCGCCATCAGTTGGATCACGAGTTTGCAGGTTTTCTTCCAAGTCGGAGGTTCCGCTGTT TGGGGTCGTGTCTATGATTCATACGGCcctcgatggcttcttctcatcggcgcTCCAGTATACGTCCTTGGCATAATGATGCTCTCTTTATCCACGCAATACTACCAAATCCTCCTCTCGCAAGCTCTACTAAGCTCAATGGGCTCAGGTGCCGTCTTCACCGCTTCTCTTACCTCGACAACATCATGGTTCAGAAAGAAACGCGGTACTGTCTTTGGTATCGTCAACTCTGGATCTTCCGCCGGTGGTATAGTACTTCCAATTATGCTATCTCGCTTGTTCAAGACCATCGGTTTCGGATGGACATTAAGAGTGGTGGGATTTATGTTCTTGGCTTTCATGGCGATTTCGTGCATGTTGATCAAGTCGCGCACGCCACCGAAACCTCGTCCTTTCGCGTTATCAGATTATCAAAGGTGTTTCAAAGAACCAGTCATGCTTTTGACAATGCTTGGTGGCTTTCTATTCTTTTGGGGAATGTTTCTACCTTTGAACTACATTATCATCCAGGCTAAGGCAAGCGGCGTTTCTTCAGATCTTGTTCCTTACCTTCTCCCTCTTATCAACGGTATCAGCCTCATTGGTCGCTTGACAGCAGGTGCACTAGCAGATCTCATCGGTCAGTTCAACTGCATGTTGATAATCACCGCATTCACAGGCATCTTGACGCTAGTGCTCTGGATCCCGGGCAGTCAAAGCACGGGAGCTATCATGGCATATGCCGTTGCTTTCGGGTACGGCTCAGGTGGCTACGTGTCCATCTTCCCTGGCTGTGTTGGTCAGATCAGCCCAATTGAAGAAATCGGTACGAGGATTGGACTCGCGTCACTTGTCAATGCGTTTGGGGCTTTGACGGGGAGTCCACTTGGTGGTGCGTTAATCTCGGATAAGAATGGAGGCGGCAATAGCTTCATGGGCTTGCAGTTGTTTTGTGGTTGTACAATGATTGCTTCGGTATTTGCGTATGGGACTGCACGATATTTGCAGGCGGGTTTCAAGTGGGCAAGGGTTTAG